Proteins encoded in a region of the Sugiyamaella lignohabitans strain CBS 10342 chromosome B, complete sequence genome:
- the ERG25 gene encoding methylsterol monooxygenase (C-4 methyl sterol oxidase; catalyzes the first of three steps required to remove two C-4 methyl groups from an intermediate in ergosterol biosynthesis; mutants accumulate the sterol intermediate 4,4-dimethylzymosterol; GO_component: GO:0005783 - endoplasmic reticulum [Evidence IEA]; GO_component: GO:0005789 - endoplasmic reticulum membrane [Evidence IEA]; GO_component: GO:0005789 - endoplasmic reticulum membrane [Evidence IDA] [PMID 8663358]; GO_component: GO:0016021 - integral component of membrane [Evidence IEA]; GO_component: GO:0016020 - membrane [Evidence IEA]; GO_component: GO:0005886 - plasma membrane [Evidence IDA] [PMID 8663358]; GO_function: GO:0000254 - C-4 methylsterol oxidase activity [Evidence IEA]; GO_function: GO:0000254 - C-4 methylsterol oxidase activity [Evidence IDA] [PMID 8663358]; GO_function: GO:0005506 - iron ion binding [Evidence IEA]; GO_function: GO:0016491 - oxidoreductase activity [Evidence IEA,IEA]; GO_process: GO:0006696 - ergosterol biosynthetic process [Evidence IDA] [PMID 8663358]; GO_process: GO:0006633 - fatty acid biosynthetic process [Evidence IEA]; GO_process: GO:0006629 - lipid metabolic process [Evidence IEA]; GO_process: GO:0055114 - oxidation-reduction process [Evidence IEA,IEA]; GO_process: GO:0006694 - steroid biosynthetic process [Evidence IEA]; GO_process: GO:0008202 - steroid metabolic process [Evidence IEA]; GO_process: GO:0016126 - sterol biosynthetic process [Evidence IEA]): MTSVLNNAVTAGSTFSETLANVTGYAPDLNIVEKLWASYYVYMANDILATGLMLFIVHEVLYFGRSLPWIIIDCIPYFRKYKIQDTKEPDFKEQWACMKSVLLSHFMVEALPIWGFHPICDYLGIQIDVPFPDLKTMALHIAVFFVFEDAWHYWMHRGLHYGPFYKYIHKQHHRYAAPFGMAAEYAHPIEVALLGVGTVGIPIFWVIATKNLHMFTVYVWVTLRLFQAIDAHSGYEFPWSLHHFLPFWAGADHHDDHHRYFLGNYASSFRWWDALLSTHPKTQRPKSGQKEKAN, from the coding sequence ATGACTTCGGTTTTGAACAACGCAGTGACCGCAGGGTCGACTTTCAGCGAAACTCTGGCTAATGTCACTGGCTACGCTCCAGATTTGAATATTGTTGAGAAGCTGTGGGCTTCATACTATGTTTATATGGCCAATGATATTCTGGCTACCGGGTTGATGTTATTCATAGTTCATGAAGTGCTATACTTCGGTAGAAGTTTGCCTTGGATCATCATCGACTGTATTCCTTATTTCCGTAAATACAAGATCCAGGATACCAAGGAGCCTGATTTTAAGGAACAGTGGGCCTGTATGAAGTCTGTTCTTCTCTCTCATTTCATGGTTGAAGCGTTACCAATCTGGGGTTTCCATCCTATCTGTGATTATTTGGGTATTCAAATCGACGTTCCCTTTCCTGATCTCAAGACCATGGCCCTACATATCGCCGTCTTCTTTGTATTCGAGGATGCTTGGCACTATTGGATGCATAGAGGTTTGCACTACGGACCTTTTTACAAGTATATTCATAAACAGCACCACAGATATGCCGCTCCATTCGGTATGGCTGCTGAGTATGCTCATCCTATCGAGGTAGCTCTTTTAGGTGTGGGAACTGTGGGCATTCCTATTTTCTGGGTTATTGCCACAAAGAATTTACACATGTTTACCGTATATGTATGGGTCACCCTTCGACTCTTCCAAGCTATTGATGCCCACTCGGGATATGAATTCCCATGGTCTCTACATCATTTCCTCCCTTTTTGGGCTGGTGCTGACCATCACGATGACCACCATAGATATTTCTTGGGCAACTATGCATCTTCTTTCAGGTGGTGGGATGCTCTTCTTAGCACCCATCCTAAGACCCAACGCCCAAAGTCGGGACAAAAGGAAAAGGCTAACTAA